A stretch of Electrophorus electricus isolate fEleEle1 chromosome 3, fEleEle1.pri, whole genome shotgun sequence DNA encodes these proteins:
- the im:7152348 gene encoding RING finger protein 208 isoform X1: MVLCEDLDCSVCFQRYSRSKHIPRVLYCNHTFCAPCLEKIALQQNGMLTVRCPLCRQVSCVRRGVALQEALWIDSSVWGRIAESQVTEEESTAILQALAPAEEECGLRATSKHTRPKLQLPSFLKKLSFTRQPEERIVPAGNVRIKSWRRL, translated from the exons ATGGTGCTGTGCGAGGACCTGGACTGCAGCGTGTGCTTCCAGCGCTACTCCCGAAGCAAGCACATCCCCCGTGTGCTGTACTGCAACCACACGTTTTGCGCTCCCTGCCTCGAGAAGATAGCACTGCAGCAGAATGGCATGCTGACTGTCCGCTGCCCGCTGTGCCGGCAGGTCTCCTGTGTGCGCCGGGGCGTTGCCCTGCAGGAGGCGCTGTGGATCGACAGCAGCGTGTGGGGCCGTATAGCTGAGAGCCAAGTGACAGAAGAAGAGAGCACAGCCATTTTGCAGGCCTTGGCTCCAGCGGAAGAGGAATG CGGGCTGAGGGCAACCTCTAAGCACACCCGGCCCAAACTCCAACTCCCATCATTTCTGAAGAAACTGAGTTTCACCAGACAGCCCGAGGAGAGGATTGTTCCTGCTGGCAATGT GCGCATAAAATCGTGGCGAAGACTTTAG
- the im:7152348 gene encoding RING finger protein 208 isoform X2: protein MVLCEDLDCSVCFQRYSRSKHIPRVLYCNHTFCAPCLEKIALQQNGMLTVRCPLCRQVSCVRRGVALQEALWIDSSVWGRIAESQVTEEESTAILQALAPAEEECGLRATSKHTRPKLQLPSFLKKLSFTRQPEERIVPAGNV, encoded by the exons ATGGTGCTGTGCGAGGACCTGGACTGCAGCGTGTGCTTCCAGCGCTACTCCCGAAGCAAGCACATCCCCCGTGTGCTGTACTGCAACCACACGTTTTGCGCTCCCTGCCTCGAGAAGATAGCACTGCAGCAGAATGGCATGCTGACTGTCCGCTGCCCGCTGTGCCGGCAGGTCTCCTGTGTGCGCCGGGGCGTTGCCCTGCAGGAGGCGCTGTGGATCGACAGCAGCGTGTGGGGCCGTATAGCTGAGAGCCAAGTGACAGAAGAAGAGAGCACAGCCATTTTGCAGGCCTTGGCTCCAGCGGAAGAGGAATG CGGGCTGAGGGCAACCTCTAAGCACACCCGGCCCAAACTCCAACTCCCATCATTTCTGAAGAAACTGAGTTTCACCAGACAGCCCGAGGAGAGGATTGTTCCTGCTGGCAATGT TTAA